From the Pectobacterium carotovorum genome, one window contains:
- a CDS encoding glycoside hydrolase family 1 protein has product MKYRHLKRFPEGFLWGAATSAYQVEGAWNEDGKGPSVIDARTSYPEGTTDFKVASDHYHRYKEDVALFADIGFKTYRFSIAWSRIIPDGSGEVNPAGVAFYHNLIDELLHYGIVPIVTMYHFDLPQALQAKGGWYSRETVDAFERFANVLFDEYGEKVKYWLTINEQNMMILHGSALGTLDPTLENPKQNLYQQNHNMLVAQAKAMNALHDKVPGAKIGPAPNIALIYPASSKPEDVMAAFNYNAIRNWLYLDMAVYGRYNTTAWRYMEEKGYTPEILPGDMDILASAKPDFIAFNYYTSQTVEASKGDGSDEIARGGDQHLKSGEEGVHRGASNPFLQKNAFGWEIDPIGFRNTLRELHDRYHLPLIITENGLGAFDTLDENGEVHDDYRIDYLQRHIEQIQLAITDGVDVFGYTPWSALDLISTHQGCSKRYGFIYVNREEFDLKDLRRIRKKSAYWYADVIKNNGLDSSEA; this is encoded by the coding sequence GTGAAATACCGTCATCTTAAACGTTTCCCAGAGGGTTTTTTGTGGGGCGCAGCGACATCGGCTTATCAGGTGGAAGGGGCATGGAATGAGGATGGCAAGGGGCCGTCGGTGATTGATGCCAGAACGTCCTATCCTGAGGGCACCACGGACTTTAAAGTCGCCAGCGATCATTACCATCGTTACAAAGAAGATGTAGCGCTGTTTGCCGATATCGGCTTTAAAACCTACCGTTTTTCCATCGCCTGGAGCCGCATCATTCCCGATGGCAGCGGTGAGGTAAACCCGGCAGGGGTCGCGTTTTATCACAATCTTATCGATGAACTGCTGCATTACGGTATTGTGCCGATCGTCACGATGTACCATTTCGATCTACCGCAGGCGTTACAGGCCAAAGGCGGTTGGTACAGCCGGGAAACGGTGGACGCGTTTGAACGTTTTGCCAACGTGCTGTTTGATGAATACGGCGAAAAAGTGAAGTACTGGCTGACCATCAACGAACAGAACATGATGATTTTGCACGGTTCCGCACTGGGTACGCTGGATCCTACGCTGGAAAACCCGAAACAGAATCTCTATCAGCAGAACCACAACATGCTGGTGGCGCAGGCAAAAGCGATGAATGCGCTGCATGACAAAGTGCCCGGTGCAAAAATTGGTCCGGCACCCAATATTGCGCTGATTTACCCAGCGTCTTCCAAGCCTGAAGATGTGATGGCCGCGTTCAACTATAACGCGATCCGCAACTGGCTGTATCTGGATATGGCGGTCTATGGGCGTTACAACACCACGGCCTGGCGCTATATGGAAGAAAAAGGCTATACGCCGGAGATTCTGCCCGGTGATATGGATATTCTGGCATCGGCCAAACCCGATTTTATCGCGTTTAACTACTACACCTCGCAAACGGTTGAAGCCAGCAAAGGCGATGGTTCGGATGAAATTGCGCGCGGCGGCGATCAGCACCTGAAATCAGGTGAAGAGGGCGTACATCGTGGCGCAAGCAATCCATTTTTGCAGAAAAATGCCTTTGGCTGGGAAATCGATCCCATCGGCTTCCGCAATACGCTACGTGAGCTGCACGATCGTTACCATTTACCGCTGATCATTACGGAGAATGGGCTGGGCGCGTTTGATACGTTGGATGAAAACGGTGAGGTTCACGATGATTACCGCATCGACTACCTGCAACGCCACATTGAGCAAATTCAGCTTGCGATCACCGACGGTGTGGATGTCTTCGGCTATACGCCATGGTCGGCGTTGGATCTCATTTCCACTCACCAGGGATGCTCGAAACGCTATGGCTTTATTTACGTCAATCGTGAAGAATTCGACCTGAAAGATTTGCGGCGTATCCGTAAAAAAAGCGCATACTGGTATGCTGATGTCATTAAAAACAATGGGCTGGATAGCTCAGAAGCGTAA
- the licT gene encoding BglG family transcription antiterminator LicT — translation MIIKKILSNNAVLVLADDRREIVAIGKGVGFGKKVGDPIDQQRIESQFVKKSDGMADVLSQLLADIPPDCLAVTQQIITLAQKTLRLDVQDTLFLALSDHINFAIQRHKKGQTIKNLMLWDIRQFYHSEFAVGLEALELIRARLDIDLPEDEAGFIALHLANATNNSDMQSTMQSASIIKDILTILKYDLHITFDEHSLNYQRLVTHLKFFALRLLNRETVSHGDDSIYQGITELMPRAYACAMKVYEYVEKNYGCQLTTDEIMFLTIHINRLQPSPS, via the coding sequence ATGATAATTAAAAAAATATTGAGCAATAATGCCGTGCTGGTGCTGGCAGATGACCGACGGGAAATTGTGGCGATTGGTAAAGGCGTCGGCTTTGGTAAAAAAGTGGGCGACCCTATCGATCAACAGCGTATTGAAAGCCAGTTCGTGAAGAAAAGCGACGGTATGGCGGATGTGCTGTCACAACTGCTGGCGGATATTCCACCGGACTGTCTGGCCGTGACGCAGCAAATTATTACGCTGGCGCAAAAAACGCTGCGGCTTGACGTGCAGGACACGCTGTTTCTGGCGCTCAGCGACCACATTAACTTTGCCATTCAACGCCATAAGAAAGGGCAGACGATCAAGAATCTGATGCTATGGGATATTCGCCAGTTCTATCACAGCGAATTTGCCGTTGGGTTGGAGGCGCTGGAGTTGATTCGCGCCAGACTGGATATCGATTTGCCGGAGGATGAAGCGGGATTTATTGCGCTGCATCTGGCAAATGCGACGAATAACAGCGATATGCAGAGCACGATGCAAAGTGCGAGCATCATTAAAGATATTCTGACCATTCTGAAATACGATCTCCACATCACGTTTGACGAACATTCTCTCAATTATCAGCGCTTGGTGACGCATCTGAAGTTCTTCGCCCTGCGCCTGTTAAATCGGGAAACCGTGAGTCACGGTGATGATTCCATCTATCAGGGAATTACCGAGTTGATGCCGCGGGCCTATGCCTGCGCAATGAAAGTGTATGAATATGTGGAAAAAAACTACGGCTGCCAGCTCACCACCGATGAGATCATGTTTCTGACCATTCACATCAACCGTTTGCAACCCTCTCCCTCTTAA
- the adrA gene encoding diguanylate cyclase AdrA yields the protein MSASPPTFLTVDVRRSGLRFSQRVYIPRIVGTILCCLFISSVLITKPTPALLWVLLFLNAFVWPHIAYMLSLRSRDPMRCEKRNLLFDVVFGGIWIGFMGVNLLPSAVIVAMVGMNGTAGGGIKLFVQGIVLQCVACVLVLVLFAVPVSLDTTPMQLYACLPMLLIYPISLGYVTYTTALKLAEHKRMLMEVSIHDGMTSLYNRHHWERLLKHEYDSCQRYKRTATLVLFDIDHFKAFNDNFGHNVGDQAILLLARELTSGFRETDVIGRFGGDEFAVILPQTSAGEALDAVSRIRESLSLKFLNQTPQLAVFVSVGIAEISPEMGQYIDWLKSADMALYRAKNKGRRRTEVA from the coding sequence ATGTCAGCCTCGCCGCCGACGTTTTTGACGGTAGATGTACGTCGCTCAGGGCTACGCTTTTCCCAGCGAGTCTATATTCCACGCATTGTCGGTACGATACTGTGTTGCCTCTTCATTTCTTCCGTGCTGATAACCAAACCGACACCGGCGCTATTGTGGGTGTTGCTCTTTCTTAACGCCTTTGTCTGGCCTCACATTGCCTACATGCTATCCCTGCGGTCACGCGACCCTATGCGGTGCGAGAAACGTAATTTATTGTTTGATGTGGTGTTTGGCGGCATCTGGATAGGGTTTATGGGGGTAAATCTTCTGCCCAGCGCGGTGATTGTCGCGATGGTCGGGATGAATGGCACGGCTGGGGGCGGGATAAAGCTGTTTGTTCAGGGCATCGTATTACAGTGTGTTGCCTGTGTGCTGGTTCTTGTGTTGTTTGCAGTACCTGTATCGCTGGATACAACACCGATGCAGCTGTATGCCTGTTTGCCGATGTTGTTGATCTACCCAATTTCTCTGGGCTATGTCACCTATACCACCGCGCTGAAACTGGCGGAACACAAACGTATGCTGATGGAAGTCAGTATCCATGACGGGATGACCAGTCTCTATAACCGTCACCACTGGGAACGTTTGCTGAAGCACGAGTATGATAGTTGTCAGCGCTATAAGCGCACGGCGACGTTAGTCCTGTTTGATATCGACCATTTTAAAGCCTTTAACGATAACTTTGGGCATAACGTCGGCGATCAGGCGATATTGCTACTGGCGCGCGAGCTGACATCCGGGTTTCGTGAAACGGATGTGATTGGGCGATTCGGTGGAGACGAGTTTGCCGTTATTTTACCGCAAACGAGTGCGGGAGAGGCGCTGGATGCCGTGAGCCGCATTCGGGAGAGTTTGTCGCTGAAGTTCCTGAATCAGACGCCGCAGCTGGCGGTGTTTGTCAGCGTCGGTATCGCAGAGATTTCGCCGGAAATGGGCCAATATATTGACTGGTTAAAGTCAGCGGATATGGCGCTCTATCGGGCAAAAAATAAAGGTCGCCGCCGAACCGAAGTTGCCTGA
- a CDS encoding ABC transporter substrate-binding protein encodes MFKLKQVVAFTALMATAATSYAAVEADKRPINELYQNALREGGIVTVYAGGDTPGQQDGIKQAFEKRFPGMKLNVIVDYSKFHDARIDNQLATNTLVPDVVQLQTLQDYPRWKKEGVLLNYKPIGWDKVYPAFKDKDGSWTGVFVDAFSNVVNTKLIAENAWPTEANDYLRPDLKGSIVLTYPNDDDAVLFWFKQVVDKYGWDYVAKFKEQNPVYVRGTQAPADDVESGKSAATFSTDGALAPDQNANSRFVLPKNDPFVSWAQRAAIFKQAKHPESAKLYLSWLLDKETQSNVWYMWSVRTDVTPPAGYKPIWEYKNTSPQAFADFMSDRAAVESFRAQIGLYLGEVKGEPSPGNLGLHPKEALPH; translated from the coding sequence ATGTTTAAACTAAAACAGGTGGTCGCATTTACGGCGCTGATGGCGACGGCAGCGACCAGCTATGCGGCAGTAGAGGCCGATAAACGCCCGATTAACGAGCTTTATCAAAATGCGTTACGGGAAGGCGGTATCGTGACCGTCTACGCGGGCGGTGACACACCGGGTCAGCAAGATGGCATCAAACAGGCGTTTGAAAAACGCTTTCCGGGCATGAAACTCAACGTCATTGTGGACTACAGCAAATTCCACGATGCCCGTATTGATAACCAACTAGCAACGAATACGCTGGTACCGGATGTTGTACAGCTCCAGACTTTGCAGGATTACCCGCGCTGGAAAAAAGAAGGTGTGCTGCTGAACTATAAACCTATCGGCTGGGACAAAGTGTATCCCGCGTTTAAAGATAAAGACGGCAGTTGGACCGGCGTATTTGTCGATGCATTCAGCAACGTGGTCAATACCAAGCTGATTGCTGAAAATGCCTGGCCAACAGAAGCCAATGACTATTTACGTCCCGACCTGAAAGGCAGCATTGTCTTAACCTACCCGAATGATGACGACGCCGTGCTGTTCTGGTTTAAGCAGGTCGTGGATAAATACGGCTGGGACTATGTCGCTAAATTCAAAGAACAGAACCCAGTTTATGTGCGCGGTACGCAGGCTCCCGCAGACGATGTTGAAAGCGGTAAGTCAGCGGCGACCTTCTCAACCGACGGCGCACTGGCTCCCGATCAAAACGCCAATTCGCGTTTCGTTCTGCCAAAAAACGATCCGTTTGTTTCCTGGGCGCAGCGTGCAGCCATTTTCAAACAGGCTAAACACCCGGAAAGCGCCAAGCTGTATCTAAGCTGGCTACTGGATAAAGAGACGCAGAGCAATGTCTGGTATATGTGGTCGGTGCGTACTGACGTTACGCCCCCCGCTGGCTATAAGCCTATCTGGGAATATAAGAACACCAGCCCGCAGGCTTTTGCCGATTTCATGAGCGACCGTGCGGCGGTAGAGTCATTCCGTGCCCAGATCGGTTTGTACCTCGGCGAAGTGAAAGGTGAGCCGTCTCCGGGTAATCTGGGGCTGCATCCCAAAGAAGCTCTGCCTCATTAA
- a CDS encoding putative quinol monooxygenase, with protein MLKVIAQDFIKPEYIETVMPLYRELVEKTRQEPLCISYELFINQKDPGHFTFIETWPDKAALDIHCQTEHFQRLVPMINSHQRAECTFLLMDPFDSSLPVV; from the coding sequence ATGCTTAAAGTCATCGCACAGGATTTTATTAAGCCGGAGTACATTGAGACAGTCATGCCGCTGTACCGCGAATTAGTGGAGAAAACCCGACAGGAGCCGCTGTGCATCTCCTATGAGCTTTTTATCAACCAGAAAGATCCGGGGCATTTCACCTTTATCGAAACCTGGCCAGATAAAGCCGCGCTGGATATTCACTGCCAGACTGAGCACTTCCAGCGACTGGTTCCCATGATCAACAGCCACCAGCGTGCCGAGTGCACCTTCCTGCTGATGGATCCGTTTGACAGTTCCCTACCCGTCGTTTGA
- a CDS encoding MurR/RpiR family transcriptional regulator yields MPMATSLRELQEQIRERYDSLSKRLQQVAHYVLDNTNSIAFDTVAVIAERADVPPSTLIRFANAFDFSGFNEMKQLFRMNLVEETASYTDRARLFRAMEADAVPETPLDILHEFARSNAQAMQQLAARTPQEDLQKAVDLLAQAETIYIVGLRRSFSVATYLTYALSHLESSPILVNGLGGMFREQLSRVSSRDVVVSISFSPYSQETVMVSEMAAKAGARQIVITDSQISPLATLSDVCFVVKEAQVDAFRSQSATLCLVQSLMVSLAYRQGNGAEQSEKQQRG; encoded by the coding sequence ATGCCCATGGCAACCAGCCTGAGAGAATTGCAGGAACAGATCCGCGAGCGCTATGATTCGCTCAGCAAGCGGTTACAGCAGGTGGCGCACTATGTGCTGGATAATACTAACAGTATCGCTTTTGATACCGTCGCGGTGATCGCCGAACGCGCTGACGTGCCCCCCTCAACCTTGATTCGTTTCGCCAACGCCTTTGATTTCAGCGGCTTCAACGAAATGAAACAGCTGTTCCGTATGAATCTGGTGGAGGAGACGGCCAGCTATACCGACCGAGCGCGGCTATTTCGGGCGATGGAAGCCGACGCCGTGCCAGAAACGCCGTTGGATATTCTGCATGAGTTTGCCCGTTCAAACGCGCAGGCGATGCAGCAGCTCGCGGCACGTACCCCACAAGAGGATCTGCAAAAAGCCGTCGATCTGCTGGCACAGGCGGAGACCATCTATATCGTCGGGCTACGGCGCTCGTTCAGCGTCGCCACTTACCTCACCTACGCGCTCAGCCATCTGGAAAGCAGCCCCATTCTGGTTAACGGCCTGGGAGGCATGTTTCGTGAACAGCTCAGCCGTGTCAGTTCACGCGATGTGGTGGTTTCCATCAGCTTCTCGCCTTACTCGCAGGAAACCGTGATGGTCAGTGAAATGGCCGCAAAGGCCGGCGCGCGGCAAATTGTCATTACCGACAGCCAGATCAGCCCGCTGGCGACGCTCAGCGACGTCTGCTTTGTGGTGAAGGAGGCGCAGGTTGATGCGTTCCGTTCACAATCCGCCACGCTGTGTCTGGTGCAATCGCTGATGGTATCGCTGGCTTACCGACAGGGAAACGGCGCAGAGCAGAGCGAAAAACAGCAGCGCGGCTAG
- a CDS encoding CoA-acylating methylmalonate-semialdehyde dehydrogenase has protein sequence METVSNFIQGAIASSNSQRYAAVYNPATGEQIRQVVMSDKAEVEQAIASAAAAFPAWSKHSPLRRARVLFRFKALLEERMDTLARLISQEHGKVYSDAVGEVTRGLEVVEFACGIPHLQKGEHSANVGTGVDSHSLMQPLGVCVGITPFNFPAMVPMWMFPIALATGNTFVLKPSEKDPSLSLLLAQLLKEAGLPDGVFNVVQGDKEAVDVLLTDPRVQAVSFVGSTPVAEYIYQTASAHGKRCQALGGAKNHCILMPDADMDMAVSAIMGAAFGAAGERCMALSVVVAVGDDTAEALNQRLNAQINVMRVGPGLVDGQENEMGPVISAPHRAKIADYIQSGVDQGATLRIDGRTLSIQGHQQGYFIGPTLFDNVTPEMKIYQEEIFGPVLSVVRVPDYQTAVTLINNHEYGNGTAIFTRDGETARQFCEEVQAGMVGVNVPIPVPMAFHSFGGWKRSIFGPLNVHGNDGVRFYTRMKTVTSRWPASVRLEHHTSSFVMPTLE, from the coding sequence ATGGAAACCGTATCTAACTTCATTCAGGGGGCGATTGCCTCCAGCAACAGCCAACGCTACGCCGCGGTGTATAACCCCGCGACGGGCGAGCAGATTCGCCAGGTTGTGATGTCTGATAAGGCGGAAGTCGAGCAGGCGATTGCCAGTGCGGCGGCGGCATTCCCTGCGTGGTCAAAACACTCTCCGCTGCGTCGCGCGCGCGTGCTGTTTCGCTTCAAAGCGCTGCTGGAAGAACGAATGGATACGCTGGCCCGGCTGATTTCACAGGAGCACGGCAAGGTCTATTCCGATGCCGTGGGGGAAGTGACTCGCGGTCTGGAAGTCGTTGAATTTGCGTGCGGTATTCCACATCTGCAAAAAGGCGAACACTCGGCGAATGTCGGCACCGGGGTGGATAGCCATTCACTCATGCAGCCGCTCGGCGTGTGTGTCGGGATTACGCCGTTCAACTTCCCGGCGATGGTGCCAATGTGGATGTTCCCGATTGCGCTGGCGACCGGCAATACCTTTGTGCTTAAGCCGTCGGAAAAAGATCCGTCGCTCTCGCTGCTGCTAGCGCAACTGCTGAAAGAAGCGGGCCTGCCGGACGGCGTATTTAACGTCGTTCAGGGTGACAAAGAAGCGGTGGATGTACTGCTGACCGATCCACGCGTGCAGGCGGTGAGCTTTGTGGGCTCGACGCCGGTGGCGGAATACATTTATCAGACGGCATCGGCGCACGGCAAACGTTGTCAGGCGTTGGGTGGGGCGAAAAACCACTGCATTCTGATGCCGGATGCCGATATGGACATGGCAGTCAGTGCGATTATGGGCGCGGCGTTTGGCGCAGCGGGCGAACGCTGTATGGCGCTGTCGGTGGTGGTGGCCGTTGGTGATGACACGGCGGAAGCACTGAATCAGCGTCTAAATGCACAGATCAACGTGATGCGCGTCGGGCCGGGTCTGGTGGACGGGCAAGAAAATGAGATGGGGCCGGTGATCAGCGCGCCGCACCGGGCGAAGATTGCCGACTATATTCAAAGTGGCGTCGATCAGGGCGCGACGCTGCGTATCGATGGCCGCACGCTGTCTATTCAAGGCCACCAGCAAGGTTACTTTATTGGGCCGACGTTGTTCGATAACGTTACGCCAGAGATGAAGATCTATCAGGAAGAGATTTTTGGCCCGGTGCTGTCCGTGGTGCGCGTGCCGGATTACCAGACGGCGGTAACGCTGATCAACAACCATGAATACGGTAACGGCACCGCTATTTTTACCCGCGATGGTGAAACGGCGCGTCAGTTCTGCGAAGAGGTGCAGGCCGGTATGGTCGGCGTGAACGTACCGATTCCGGTGCCGATGGCGTTCCACAGCTTCGGCGGCTGGAAACGCTCCATTTTTGGGCCGCTTAACGTCCACGGCAACGACGGCGTGCGCTTCTACACCCGCATGAAAACCGTCACCAGCCGCTGGCCTGCCAGCGTCCGTCTGGAACATCACACCAGCAGCTTCGTCATGCCCACACTGGAGTGA
- the iolD gene encoding 3D-(3,5/4)-trihydroxycyclohexane-1,2-dione acylhydrolase (decyclizing), whose product MDTCRITMAQALVRFLNQQYISVDGEESPFVQGVMTIFGHGNVLGIGQALEQEANRLTVHQGCNEQGMAHIAVGFAKQHKRRKIYAVTSSVGPGAANMVTAAATATANRIPVLLLPGDLFACRQPDPVLQQVEQYHDLSISTNDCFKPVSRYWDRINRPEQLMSALINAMRVLTDPADTGAVTLCLPQDVQAEVWDYPASFFRKRVHHLERRPPDAARLDEAAALIASKRRPMLICGGGVRYSGAHDALAQFAEQFAIPFGETQAGKGAIVSSHPLNCGGIGVTGGLAANRLAQEADLVIGVGTRLTDFTTGSKSLFQNPNVEFLLLNVAEFDALKLDALPLIADARVGLEALAERLATASYRSGWQQAVEQARTEWERELQRLFTVQDKGELVPEVVDGLEDKLDEYRQMLNTHLTQTRVLGILNEELEDNAVVVGAAGSLPGDLQRVWQVKTPDSYHLEYGYSCMGYEIAAAIGARLAAPQQPVYAMVGDGSYLMLHTELQTAVQEGIKITVLLFDNAGFGCINNLQMSQGMGSFCTENRYRDTESGQLRGALIPVDFAKNAESYGCKAWRVHDEASLRQALAESRQHSGPVLLDIKVLPKTMTHGYESWWRTGTAQVADNPEIESAANSVKAALSRARQY is encoded by the coding sequence ATGGATACGTGTCGCATCACCATGGCGCAAGCGCTGGTCAGGTTTCTCAACCAGCAATACATCAGCGTAGACGGTGAAGAATCCCCCTTTGTGCAGGGCGTCATGACCATTTTCGGTCACGGCAATGTGCTGGGCATCGGCCAGGCGCTGGAGCAGGAGGCAAACCGTCTCACCGTGCATCAGGGGTGCAACGAACAGGGAATGGCGCACATTGCCGTCGGGTTTGCTAAACAGCACAAGCGGCGGAAAATCTATGCGGTGACCTCGTCGGTAGGGCCGGGGGCGGCAAACATGGTGACTGCCGCCGCGACCGCCACCGCCAACCGCATTCCAGTGCTGCTGCTGCCCGGCGATCTCTTCGCCTGCCGCCAGCCGGATCCGGTGTTACAGCAGGTTGAGCAATATCACGATCTGTCGATCAGCACCAATGACTGCTTTAAACCGGTGTCCCGCTACTGGGATCGTATTAATCGGCCTGAACAACTGATGAGCGCGCTGATTAACGCCATGCGCGTGCTGACCGATCCGGCCGATACCGGCGCGGTGACGCTGTGTTTACCGCAGGATGTGCAGGCAGAAGTCTGGGATTATCCGGCATCGTTTTTCCGCAAGCGCGTCCATCACCTCGAACGTCGTCCGCCGGATGCGGCACGGCTGGATGAAGCGGCGGCGCTGATTGCGAGCAAGCGTCGTCCGATGCTGATTTGCGGCGGTGGTGTTCGTTATTCCGGCGCGCATGATGCACTGGCGCAATTTGCCGAGCAGTTTGCGATTCCGTTTGGCGAAACGCAGGCGGGCAAGGGCGCGATTGTATCCTCACATCCGCTGAACTGTGGCGGCATCGGTGTGACGGGCGGGCTGGCGGCGAACCGACTGGCGCAAGAGGCGGATCTGGTGATCGGCGTCGGGACACGTTTAACCGATTTTACCACGGGTTCCAAGTCGCTATTTCAGAACCCGAACGTCGAATTTTTACTGCTCAACGTGGCCGAATTTGATGCGCTAAAACTGGATGCACTGCCTTTAATCGCCGACGCGCGCGTTGGGCTGGAAGCGCTGGCCGAACGGCTGGCGACGGCGTCGTATCGCAGCGGCTGGCAGCAGGCCGTTGAACAGGCTCGCACGGAATGGGAACGCGAGCTACAGCGGCTTTTTACCGTGCAGGACAAGGGCGAGCTGGTGCCGGAAGTGGTGGACGGTCTGGAAGACAAGCTGGATGAATATCGCCAGATGCTGAATACCCATCTGACGCAAACGCGCGTGCTGGGCATACTGAATGAAGAGTTGGAAGACAACGCGGTTGTGGTGGGCGCAGCGGGCTCGTTGCCGGGCGATCTACAGCGCGTGTGGCAGGTGAAGACGCCGGACAGCTACCATTTGGAATATGGCTATTCCTGCATGGGATACGAGATTGCGGCGGCGATTGGCGCACGCCTTGCGGCACCGCAACAGCCCGTCTATGCGATGGTCGGTGACGGTTCCTATCTGATGCTCCACACCGAACTGCAAACGGCGGTACAGGAAGGCATCAAAATCACTGTGCTGCTGTTCGACAACGCGGGCTTCGGTTGTATCAACAACCTGCAAATGAGTCAGGGAATGGGCAGCTTCTGTACGGAAAACCGCTACCGCGATACGGAATCGGGGCAACTGCGCGGGGCACTCATTCCGGTAGATTTCGCCAAGAACGCGGAAAGCTACGGCTGTAAAGCGTGGCGGGTACATGATGAAGCCTCGCTCAGGCAGGCGCTGGCGGAATCACGTCAGCATTCGGGCCCTGTGCTGCTCGACATCAAGGTGTTGCCGAAGACCATGACGCACGGCTACGAATCCTGGTGGCGTACCGGCACGGCGCAGGTTGCTGACAACCCAGAGATCGAGTCTGCCGCCAATAGCGTGAAAGCCGCGCTTTCCCGCGCCCGTCAGTATTAG
- the iolG gene encoding inositol 2-dehydrogenase, with product MFNIALLGAGRIGQVHAVNIAAHKETNLYAVVDPNPTNAAALAERYHTKVQTVDEVMNDPAVHAVLIASATDTHADLIELAAKHGKAIFCEKPVHLDIARVRDCLTVVKQQNVPLFVGFNRRYDPQFRRVKTLAGEGRIGKPESLLIISRDPSPPPAEYVRVSGGMFRDMTIHDFDMARFIMGEEPVSVFAQGSNLVDPAIGEAGDIDTAFIVLKFASGAMATIVNSRRSGYGYDQRLELHGAKGVLSAGNIRENVVEQWTDDGCLAAKPEYFFLQRYHAAYAAEWQHFVDVLNGRTQPECSGLDGERALNLADKAFESLAQGKEVAV from the coding sequence ATGTTCAACATCGCTTTACTGGGCGCAGGCCGCATCGGCCAGGTCCATGCAGTCAACATCGCGGCACACAAAGAGACCAACTTATACGCGGTCGTCGATCCCAACCCAACCAATGCCGCAGCGCTGGCCGAACGCTACCATACCAAAGTGCAAACCGTGGATGAAGTCATGAACGATCCGGCGGTGCATGCCGTTCTGATTGCCTCCGCGACTGACACACACGCCGACTTGATTGAGCTGGCCGCCAAACATGGCAAAGCCATTTTCTGTGAAAAACCGGTGCATCTGGATATTGCCCGCGTTCGCGATTGTCTGACCGTCGTCAAACAGCAGAACGTGCCTTTGTTTGTGGGCTTCAATCGCCGCTACGACCCGCAATTCCGCCGCGTCAAAACGCTGGCTGGCGAGGGGCGCATCGGTAAGCCGGAATCTCTGCTGATTATCTCCCGCGATCCGTCGCCGCCGCCTGCCGAATATGTTCGCGTTTCCGGCGGTATGTTCCGCGACATGACGATTCATGATTTCGATATGGCGCGCTTCATTATGGGCGAAGAGCCGGTGTCGGTCTTTGCGCAAGGGAGCAATCTGGTCGATCCGGCCATTGGCGAGGCGGGCGACATCGATACCGCGTTTATCGTGCTGAAGTTCGCCTCTGGTGCGATGGCGACCATCGTCAACAGCCGCCGCTCCGGCTACGGCTACGATCAGCGCCTTGAGCTGCATGGTGCGAAGGGTGTGCTCAGCGCGGGCAATATCCGCGAAAACGTGGTCGAGCAGTGGACCGACGACGGCTGTCTGGCGGCAAAACCCGAATACTTCTTCCTGCAACGCTATCACGCGGCCTACGCGGCAGAGTGGCAGCACTTCGTCGATGTGCTGAATGGCCGCACCCAGCCGGAATGCTCCGGACTGGACGGTGAGCGTGCGCTGAATCTGGCGGATAAAGCCTTTGAATCCCTGGCTCAAGGCAAGGAGGTCGCCGTGTAA